CGCATAGCCCCCCGCGAAGATGTGGCTGAACTGGTGCGGGAAGCGGTTCCAGACCGGCGGATGGTTCACCGCCACCTCCGCGCGCACCCGATCAAGCAGCGCCAGCACGCTGTCCTGCGCCGGCTCGAACTGGCTGTGCAGCAGCATGTCGAACAGGCCGAATTCCAACTGGCGCACGGTCGCCATGCCGCTATGGAAGTTGCGTGCAGCCAGCATCCGTTCGTACAGCACGCGTGGCAGCGGCTCGCCACTGTCCACGTGCGCGGTCATCGCCTGCAGGTGATCCCACTCCCAGCAGAAGTTCTCCATGAACTGGCTGGGCAGCTCCACTGCATCCCATTCCACGCCATTGATACCGGCCACGCCCAGTTCGCCGATGCGGGTCAGCAGCTGGTGCAGCCCATGGCCCATCTCATGGAACAGCGTGGTCACTTCGTTGTGGCTGAAGGTAGCCGGCTTGCCATTGGCACCACGACCGAAGTTGCACACCAGATAGACCAGCGGCGTCTGCACGCTGCCGTCTGCGCGCACGCGGCGGTTGCGGCAATCATCCATCCACGCACCACCGCGCTTGCCTTCGCGCGCGTACAGATCCAGATAGAACTGGCCAACGAGCGCGCCCTGTCCGTCGACCAGGCGGAAGAAGCGCACGTCGTCATGCCACACCGGTGCGCTGTCCTCCTGCACACGCAGGCCGTACAGCTGCTCGATCACCGAGAACAGGCCACCCAGCACCTTCGGTTCGGTGAAGTACTGCTTCACGTCCTGCTCGGAATAGCTGTAGCGCGCCTGCTTCAGGCGGTCGGCGGCGAAGGCCAGGTCCCAGGCCTGCAAAGACTCGATACCCAGCTGCTCGCGCGCAAACTGCTCCAGCTCGGCGCGGTCCTTGTCCGCGAACGGCTTGGCGCGTGCAGCGAGGTCACGCAGGAAGCCGAGTACTTCGGCCGGGTCCTGCGCCATCTTGGTCGCCACCGAATAATCGCCGTACGAACCGAAGCCGAGCAGCGCCGCCAGTTCCGCGCGCAGGGCGAGGATGCGGTCGATATTGCCGCTGTTGTCCAGCGCGTCGTCGCCGAATTCGGATGCGCGCTGCGCGCTGGCGCGATACAGGATCTCGCGCAGGTCACGGTCCTCGCCCCAGGTCTGCACCGGCAGGTAGCACGGCATCTGCAGGGTCAGTTTCCAGCCTGCTTTCCCATCCTTTTCTGCCGCCGCGTGCGCGGCGGCCTTCACGTCATCGGGCAGGCCGGCCAAGCGCGCTTCGTCCTCGATGATCAGCGACCACGCATCGGTAGCGTCCAGCACGTTCTGCGAGAACTTTGCCGACAGCGCCGACAGTTCCTCCTTGATCGTGGCGAAGCGCTGCTGGGCCTCGGGCGCCAGTTCGGCGCCCCCCAGGCGGAAATCGCGCAGGGTGTTGTCCAGCACCTTGCGCTGGGCCTCGTCGAAGGTCGCCGCCTCGGGGCTGCCGGCCAGTGCCTGGTACTGGCGATACAACGCCAGGTTCTGGCCCAGTGCACTGGCAAAGCGGGTCACCCGCGGCAGGTTGCTGTTGTAGGCCTCGCGCAGTTCCGGCGTGTTGACCACGCCCTGCAGGTGGCCGACCAGGCCCCAGGCGCGCCAGAGGCGTTCGGTGGCATCGTCCAGCGGGGTCACGAAGGTCTGCCAGGTGACCGGCTGCACCTGCTCGGCGGCGCTGACTGCGGCTTCCGCCTCGGCCAGCAGCACATCCAGCGCCGGCGCCACGTGCTCCGGGCGGATCGCCTCGAAACGCGGCAGGCCGGAAAAATCGAGCAGGGGGTTGGCAACGGTCACGGCAGGTCTCCAGGGTACGGGCCCGGCGGGCGGGCAGCCCGATAGATATGGCGCTGGCAGGCGTGGCTGACAAGGGGTCTCGGCCCGGCATTCACGTCGGCCTTACGGTCGCGCACCGAAGCTGTGGCTGCGGGGGAGTCCGCAGCGGTACGCACCGAACGAGGCCCTACATGGAAGGTCTGGCTGCAGTTGCATCCGCCTCACCTGCCCGGTCACTGGCATTGTCCGCCAGCCCGGCCGAACTGGCCTGGATCGCCGCATTGTGCGATGCCGGCGACGACGCCCCGCGTCACCTGCATCAGCTGCAGGCAGTGCTGCAGCAGGGCGGCACGTTCAGCGATGCCCAGGAGTGGTACCCGTTCGAAGTGATCGAACGCGGCGCCAGCCAGCTGAGGCTGGGCCATGAGCGCGAGTTCGTGATCTGCGTGCTGCTGTGGCTGCAGGCGTTGGCGCAGGGCCGCGCCAGCACGCTGGACCCGAGCCTGCATCTTGATGACCGCGCGATGGACATCGAGGCGCTGCCCGATGCCCTGCGTGATGCGGTGCTGGATGCGTTCACCGCAGCGGGGTATTGAGACGCCATCGTGATCGCCGGGCGTGGCCCGGCAACAACGTCGACCGTCCTACAACGCTTCCAGGCTGCGCCACGGCAGTTCGGGCAGCCCCTGCCCGGCCACCGCCGCGGCCAGCTGCGCATCGGCGCCGTCCACGTCGATGCCCTGGCGCACGTACCACGCCGGGTCGTAATAGCTGTGCGCGTAGCGCTCGCCGCTGTCGCACAGGATGCTGACGATGCTGCCCTGGCGGCCCGCCTCGCGCATCCACTGCGCGGCCTGCAGCACGCCGATGAAGTTGGTGCCGGTGGAGCCACCGACGCGGCGGCCCAGCTGGCGGCTGACATGGCGCATCGCGGCCAGGCTCAGCGCATCGGGTACCTTCACCATCGCATCCACGCTGGTAGGGATGAAACTCGGCTCCACCCGCGGGCGGCCAATACCTTCCACGCGCGAACCACCGCTGCAGGTCAGGCCCCGCCAGTCCTGCTCACCGGCCACCGCCGCCTGATAGCCATCGAAGAACACCGACACTTCCGGGTCGGCGCACAGGATGCGGGTGTCATGCCGGCGGTAGCTGACGTAGCGGCCCAGCGTGGCGGCGGTGCCGCCGGTGCCGGGGCTGCACACGATCCATTCCGGAATCGGGCTCGGCTCCTCGGCCATCTGCTTGAAGATGGATTCGGCGATGTTGTTGTTGGCACGCCAGTCGGTGGCGCGCTCGGCATAGGTGAACTGGTCCATGAAGTGGCCGCCGGTTTCACGGGCCAGTTTTTCCGAATCACAGTTGAGGTCGCAGGCACGCTCGACCAGATGGCAGCGACCGCCATGGAATTCGATCGCCGCGATCTTCTCCGGCGAGGTCGTGGCCGGGATCACCGCAATGAACGGCAAACCGAGCAGTCGCGCGAAATAGGCTTCGGAGACAGCGGTCGAGCCGCTGGACGCCTCGATCACCGGCCGCCCTTCGCGCAGCCAGCCATTGGCCAACGCATACAGGAACAGCGAGCGCGCCAGCCGATGCTTCAGGCTGCCGGTGGGATGGCTCGATTCATCCTTCAGGTACACATCGATGCCCTCGAACCCGGGCAGCGCCAACGGGATCAGGTGGGTATCGGCGGAACGGTTGAAATCGGCTTCGATCTTGCGG
This genomic interval from Stenotrophomonas sp. 57 contains the following:
- a CDS encoding M3 family metallopeptidase, coding for MTVANPLLDFSGLPRFEAIRPEHVAPALDVLLAEAEAAVSAAEQVQPVTWQTFVTPLDDATERLWRAWGLVGHLQGVVNTPELREAYNSNLPRVTRFASALGQNLALYRQYQALAGSPEAATFDEAQRKVLDNTLRDFRLGGAELAPEAQQRFATIKEELSALSAKFSQNVLDATDAWSLIIEDEARLAGLPDDVKAAAHAAAEKDGKAGWKLTLQMPCYLPVQTWGEDRDLREILYRASAQRASEFGDDALDNSGNIDRILALRAELAALLGFGSYGDYSVATKMAQDPAEVLGFLRDLAARAKPFADKDRAELEQFAREQLGIESLQAWDLAFAADRLKQARYSYSEQDVKQYFTEPKVLGGLFSVIEQLYGLRVQEDSAPVWHDDVRFFRLVDGQGALVGQFYLDLYAREGKRGGAWMDDCRNRRVRADGSVQTPLVYLVCNFGRGANGKPATFSHNEVTTLFHEMGHGLHQLLTRIGELGVAGINGVEWDAVELPSQFMENFCWEWDHLQAMTAHVDSGEPLPRVLYERMLAARNFHSGMATVRQLEFGLFDMLLHSQFEPAQDSVLALLDRVRAEVAVNHPPVWNRFPHQFSHIFAGGYAAGYYSYKWAEVLSADAYAAFEEAPQALAETGARFRDEILSRGGSRPAAENFKAFRGRAPQIDALLRHSGMA
- a CDS encoding PLP-dependent cysteine synthase family protein, with translation MSQREWVAAAIRKIEADFNRSADTHLIPLALPGFEGIDVYLKDESSHPTGSLKHRLARSLFLYALANGWLREGRPVIEASSGSTAVSEAYFARLLGLPFIAVIPATTSPEKIAAIEFHGGRCHLVERACDLNCDSEKLARETGGHFMDQFTYAERATDWRANNNIAESIFKQMAEEPSPIPEWIVCSPGTGGTAATLGRYVSYRRHDTRILCADPEVSVFFDGYQAAVAGEQDWRGLTCSGGSRVEGIGRPRVEPSFIPTSVDAMVKVPDALSLAAMRHVSRQLGRRVGGSTGTNFIGVLQAAQWMREAGRQGSIVSILCDSGERYAHSYYDPAWYVRQGIDVDGADAQLAAAVAGQGLPELPWRSLEAL